The Glandiceps talaboti chromosome 1, keGlaTala1.1, whole genome shotgun sequence genome has a segment encoding these proteins:
- the LOC144435766 gene encoding uncharacterized protein LOC144435766, whose protein sequence is MRLQFEYHNPWSTTSPYYLQSTPSTSTLVVTPCDTASTNHNKAPCTPVVPYSPLVLSNPMCSNPRKRSLDCDIHTSTPVTKRLRSDIHGDLFFDNDTVFTPTNGCFQIRRRQTRQHKGLFRRVVNRARSAVASVKAHFKHL, encoded by the exons ATGAG ATTACAATTTGAATACCACAACCCTTGGTCTACAACCTCTCCATATTACTTACAATCCACCCCGTCAACGTCAACTCTTGTAGTCACACCATGTGACACAGCGTCAACCAATCACAACAAAGCACCATGTACACCAGTTGTACCATACAGTCCATTGGTATTGTCAAATCCAATGTGCTCTAATCCAAGAAAACGTAGTCTCGATTG tgatatTCATACATCAACACCAGTCACCAAAAGACTTAGATCTGATATACACGGTGACTTATTTTTTGACAACGATACTGTCTTTACACCAACAAATGGATGCTTTCAAATCAGAAGACGACAAACCCGACAACACAA gGGTTTGTTCAGGAGAGTTGTCAATAGAGCTAGGAGTGCAGTCGCCTCTGTCAAGGCTCATTTCAAACACTTATAA